In Plasmodium gaboni strain SY75 chromosome 8, whole genome shotgun sequence, one DNA window encodes the following:
- a CDS encoding hypothetical protein (conserved Plasmodium protein, unknown function) produces the protein MESCDDDIRIRNKKRKTKKLKNVKESLSLYESNDKKNILSIKNKKLLKNKKNKKNKMVIKIKNKKDNDDSSIVKRMMKNMTISSDDKYQEDITNLNIKKKTKKSKISKKLKNSMKDIMVKKNKKKKKNNNKNDNNYVNALVDEDEIITDNEERIMERIENDHVSYINDKNDEEYSSVNFMKFLENSNDKEKELNKNKNKKKKKKLSHDNNNNNNNNIHYGDDDDDHHVDDDDDVHDSYQYYSLKDDMYKLNKENKEKIELTDLIYSNDNFFGQGLQKDLNFLENEQNKKKGKKHLSFIEEQKFNTTLGYVQNVKLLNKMNKAYNIIQNSSKVEFGRQKEKKGNQGDEFLNKKLIKRFLKRKEKIQSEIYDDDNNNNKNNVENNNNNDDNIIHNNNNNMLEMHMVDKSHLNNYDEQTNVYNQNKEKIIKRDHKNEEEFNIYNFEEEMKMNLIKSKMLHISEDLLRTEKEKKREEIKKIAQLKLLLSIENRKNRYRKKIKSKSYRKYLRIKEKKEEGKIMKKLYNEHPDMIKDIINYEKEYAEKRNLINNIKKKKTIKTLNRYKNEQLRKEILKSIQNDKEEKNMLKKIIEKTVLNEQTNEDNNIIHDDDIMSEDSDEISSNDDDQINHSDTYSNENIKNHDDMDDKKRKNKIYDEFKKRNLLRFSFVRNAEENKQNEEKYNRRKDILKKFENKNKNKNNMDNIYDDDDEEEDNSLASFSSDELVKNDEESHILFSKNKLSDFSHKELLKAKKELKNDIDFLNSLKKTNILHIDDVKDDVRDDVNDDVKDDVKDDVNGDVNDDVNDDVNDDVNDDINDDVNDDINDDINDHINNHINNHNNNHINGDVMNDSISADSHLSPSEYKKNDVKDKEDIKGSSKTKKKKSENNRTTTINNNNNLDGEGGGKKKNNKVIENSLKNINKVNNEEILESYCEKMNVYNFENNVYEDYINPKNDDIKEDEELYELSDDEKIKDIEVNNKEWCNYNTLLELEKNKIMKEKEIIENKKNKPLHTITLYNKKDKKFDKYYVDKIPYPYDKHGYEKTLNININKEINDLSAYKQLITPQYSNKVGNVISPLVKNPFELANIFTLKRKNQKSKL, from the coding sequence ATGGAGAGTTgtgatgatgatataagaataagaaataaaaaaagaaaaacaaaaaaattgaaGAATGTTAAGGAATCATTAAGTTTGTATGAATCAAACGATAAgaagaatattttatccatcaaaaataagaaactgttgaaaaataaaaagaataaaaaaaacaaaatggtaattaaaattaaaaataaaaaggacAATGATGATAGTAGTATAGTAAAAAGaatgatgaaaaatatgaCTATCTCATCTGATGATAAATACCAGGAGGATATAacaaatttaaatattaaaaaaaaaaccaaaaaatcaaaaatatcaaaaaaattaaaaaattctaTGAAAGACATAATGGTcaaaaagaataaaaaaaaaaaaaaaaataataataaaaatgataataattatgtCAATGCACTTGTCGATGAGGATGAAATAATAACAGACAACGAAGAAAGGATTATGGAACGCATTGAGAATGACCATGTgtcatatataaatgataagAATGATGAAGAATATTCATCTGTAAACTTTATGAAATTTTTAGAAAATTCTAATGATAAAGAGAAggaattaaataaaaataaaaataaaaagaagaaaaaaaaattgagccatgataataataataataataataataatattcattatGGTGACGACGATGATGATCATCACGttgatgatgatgatgacGTTCATGACTCGTATCAATACTACTCATTAAAAGACGATATGTATAAACTAAACAAAGaaaacaaagaaaaaatagaaTTGACCGACTTAATTTATTCAAATGATAACTTCTTTGGTCAAGGCCTACAAAAAGATCTAAATTTTTTAGAGAACGAACAAAATAAGAAGAAAGGAAAGAAACACCTATCCTTTATAGAAGAACAAAAGTTTAATACTACACTAGGATATGTTCAGAAtgtaaaattattaaataaaatgaacaaggcatataatataatacaaaattCTAGCAAGGTCGAATTTGGAAGAcaaaaggaaaaaaaaggaaatcAAGGTGACGAATTTTTAAACAAGAAATTAATTAAGAggtttttaaaaagaaaagaaaagataCAGAGTGAAatatatgatgatgataataataataataaaaataatgttgaaaataataataacaatgatgataatattattcataataataataataatatgttagAGATGCACATGGTTGATAAGAGCCATTTAAATAACTACGATGAACAAACCAATGTTtataatcaaaataaagagaaaataataaagagAGATCATAAGAATGAAGAagaatttaatatatataattttgaggaagaaatgaaaatgaatttAATTAAATCTAAAATGTTACACATATCAGAAGATCTATTAAGAACTGAGAAAGAAAAGAAACgagaagaaataaaaaagattGCTCAATTAAAacttttattatcaataGAAAATAGAAAGAATCgttatagaaaaaaaataaaatctAAATCttatagaaaatatttaagaattaaagaaaaaaaagaagaaggaaaaattatgaagaaattatataatgaacATCCAGATATGATTAAAGATATAATTAACTATGAGAAAGAATATGctgaaaaaagaaatttaataaataatataaaaaaaaaaaaaactataAAAACACTTAATCgttataaaaatgaacaaCTCAGAAAAGAAATCTTAAAAAGTATAcaaaatgataaagaagaaaaaaatatgttaaagaaaattatagaaaaaaCAGTTTTGAATGAACAAAcaaatgaagataataatattatacatgatgatgatattaTGTCAGAAGATAGTGATGAAATATCTTCAAATGATGATGATCAAATAAATCATTCTGATACATATtcaaatgaaaatataaaaaatcaTGACGATATGGATGataaaaagagaaaaaataaaatatatgatgaatttaaaaaaagaaatttgTTAAGATTCTCATTTGTTAGGAATGCCGAAgaaaataaacaaaatgaGGAAAAGTATAATAGGAgaaaagatatattaaaaaaattcgaaaataaaaataaaaataaaaataatatggataatatatatgatgatgatgatgaagaagaagatAATTCTTTGGCTTCCTTTTCTTCAGATGAATTAGTGAAGAATGATGAGGAGAGCCACATTTTATTCTCTAAAAATAAACTTTCTGATTTTAGTCATAAAGAATTATTGAAAGCTAAAAAggaattaaaaaatgacattgattttttaaatagTTTGAAGAAGACAAATATATTGCATATTGATGATGTAAAAGATGATGTAAGAGATGATGTAAATGATGATGTAAAAGATGATGTAAAAGATGATGTAAATGGTGATGTAAATGATGATGTAAATGATGATGTAAATGATGATgtaaatgatgatataaatgatgatgtaaatgatgatataaatgatgatataaatgatcatattaataatcatattaataatcataataataatcatattaatGGTGATGTTATGAATGATTCTATAAGTGCTGATAGTCATTTAAGTCCTAgtgaatataaaaaaaatgatgtCAAGGATaaagaagatataaaaGGTTCTAGCAAGacaaaaaagaagaaatcTGAAAATAATCGTACTACtactattaataataataataatttagaTGGAGAGGGGGgtggaaaaaaaaaaaataataaagtCATAGAAAATAgtttgaaaaatattaataaagtTAATAATGAAGAGATTTTAGAATCCTATTGTGAAAAAATGAATGTATATAACtttgaaaataatgtatatgaagattatataaatcctaagaatgatgatataaaagaagatGAAGAACTATATGAATTAAgtgatgatgaaaaaataaaagatattgAAGTTAATAACAAAGAATGGTGTAATTATAATACATTATTagaattagaaaaaaataaaataatgaaagaaaaagaaattattgaaaacaaaaaaaataaaccATTACATACAATAACActttataataaaaaagataaaaaatttgaTAAGTATTATGTAGACAAAATACCATATCCATATGATAAACATGGATATGAAAAaacattaaatataaatattaataaagaaattaatGATTTATCAGCATATAAACAATTGATAACACCACAATATTCAAACAAAGTAGGAAATGTAATTTCGCCATTAGTTAAAAATCCATTTGAATTGGccaatatatttacattaaaaagaaaaaatcaaaaatcaaaattgtag
- a CDS encoding putative filament assembling protein has product MFYNKENHNNNNKKNPETFKKRDDNFSTYKESIYSFNNSNSSSCEEKKDNINNKSNINYFVYTSEFEELYKDKAKDFLGDINNTYNKQKKENSFYRNNSNLSQNTEEYSSNNFSTGHKINIEKKIFYKKKKSTKDNKKNKEINNQYIKDKGELYKDHKLNNKSNHKHIKEEKKEKEQVQADIDIDRDRDIDRDVDVDADVELEEEKGTGRPEQIYPKNIEFKEKKQQTKKQKQLQEQNYSKPYNFSYELENNLFEKNMNNSLNLTRNNIMNFCDYNKMNNMNNLNNMNNLNNLNNLNNINSVNNLNNLNNINSVNNTTNLNHMNNISNLNHMSDTNNVNNMNNVHSSHYNNPSTHPSNIKHMNSMNNLRNNNDIIFNDEDIFFNSKRIGMDKGSNVKKTNLIYNSKKKNTMNLEKNESIIFNHGFKNPVDINEKCINNNTKIKIKRLCEKIEGFEKEIKNEILQKKNVEKEKIYIIREAINKLEKNLNNEIKKRIEHNRNIQNIFSSEILKVQEKIENVVHDKVNEIENAIKVLNDKINTISSNIENEKVKCIQSLEKKNNHIAQEFAVLQSNFQQEKVHNKEKENNICKKLEDIEKKNEEKINTEKNIRDSKYQEIISYIEEIKREKKGKNENFQNFVLEEIATIKNGLIMESQAREAADDDIVQAVNHYTKALQDSLRLINSN; this is encoded by the exons atgttttataataaagagaatcacaataataataataaaaaaaatccAGAGACTTTTAAGAAAAGGGACGATAATTTCTCGACATATAAAGAAAGCATATACAGTTTCAATAATAGCAATTCATCATCTTgtgaagaaaaaaaagataatataaataataaaagtaatataaattattttgtatatacTTCTGAATTTGAAGAActatataaagataaagCTAAAGATTTTTTAGgagatataaataatacatataataaacaaaaaaaagaaaattcGTTTTATAGAAACAATAGTAACCTTTCTCAAAATACTGAAGAATATAGCagtaataatttttcaactggtcataaaataaatattgaaaagaaaattttttataagaagaaaaaatcaacaaaggataataaaaaaaataaggaaattaataatcaatatataaaggaTAAAGGTGAATTGTATAAGGATCATAAGTTAAACAATAAGAGTAATcataaacatataaaagaagaaaaaaaagaaaaggaaCAAGTACAAGCAGATATAGATATAGATAGAGATAGAGATATAGATAGAGACGTAGACGTAGACGCAGACGTAGAGTTAGAAGAAGAAAAGGGAACAGGAAGACCAGAACAGATATATccaaaaaatatagaatttaaagaaaaaaaacaacaaactaaaaaacaaaaacaattacaagaacaaaattattcaaaaccatataatttttcatacgaattagaaaataatttgtttgaaaaaaatatgaataattcTCTTAACCTCAcaagaaataatataatgaattTTTGTGACTAcaataaaatgaataatatgaataatttgaataatatgaataatttgaataatttaaataatttgaataatataaatagtgtgaataatttaaataatttgaataatataaatagtGTGAATAATACGACCAATTTAAAccatatgaataatattagcaatttaaatcatatgagtgatacaaataatgtgaataatatgaacaatgTTCATAGCTCACATTATAATAACCCATCTACACATCCTAGCAACATTAAACATATGAACAGTATGAATAACCTAcgaaataataatgatattatttttaatgatgaagatatattttttaattctaAAAGAATAGGCATGGATAAAGGATCAAATGTTAAAAAGACAaatcttatatataattcaaaGAAAAAGAACACGATGAATcttgaaaaaaatgagagtataatatttaatcATGGTTTTAAGAACCCTGTTGATATTAATGAGAAATGTATAAACAACAATACtaagataaaaataaaaagattatgtgaaaaaattgaaggatttgaaaaagaaataaagaatgaaattctccaaaaaaaaaatgtagaaaaagaaaaaatttatattattagaGAAGCTATAAATAAACTTGAAAAAAATCTAAATAATGAAATCAAAAAAAGAATAGAACATAATAgaaatattcaaaatatattttcatctgaaattttaaaagtacaagaaaaaatagaaaatgTTGTACACGATAAAGTAAATGAAATAGAAAATGCTATAAAAgttttaaatgataaaattaatacTATTAGTTCtaatatagaaaatgaaaaagtTAAATGTATTCAATcattagaaaaaaaaaataatcatattgCACAAGAATTTGCAGTGCTCCAGTCAAACTTTCAACAAGAAAAGGTTCATAACAAGgagaaagaaaataatatttgtaaaaaGTTGGAAGACattgaaaagaaaaacgaggaaaaaataaatacagAGAAG AATATACGGGATAGTAAGTACCAAGAAATTATATCATACatagaagaaataaaaCGAGAGAAGAAAGGAAAAAATGAGAACTTTCAAAATTTTGTGCTAGAAGAAATAGcaacaataaaaaatggaTTAATTATGGAATCGCAAGCAAGAGAAGCAGCAGATGATGATATTGTTCAGGCAGTAAATCATTACACAAAGGCATTACAAGATTCGTTAAGACTAATAAATTCTAactaa
- a CDS encoding putative mitogen-activated protein kinase organizer 1, with protein sequence MNLNVNIETVGKLSEHKACITKIIFSDDENYILSSSLDNKVCLWNVNTHLHINSYKDVHKKGINDIALFRDNTKFFSAGNDLYVYLWDTLSNKILNRINVNDKINVIRLSTNEKLLFCSKNNAVNIYDFRERDFKKKNNPLQIFNEAKDWISDFIVDDFEVYTCSIDNILRIYDLRMGKFMNYDMKSSILSIDITNDKNYFCVNLIDNTIKLVEKNSGTVLGLYKGDVNNKHRRNIKLDTKNKYIFSCSHKNEIVIYDIVRSNTINNTTFYEKLEYEEDLDIYKNTYFQLNIGKPTYYLNVNKNMLPENSYIDREKYKSILNKYKYYGKKKKYIDSSDQDFQNINNKLVCGDIDGNIHILQLYYN encoded by the exons ATGAATCTAAACGTCAATATAGAAACTGTAGGAAAATTATCAGAGCACAAAG CTTGtattacaaaaataatatttagcgatgatgaaaattatattcttaGTTCAAGCCTAGATAATAAAGTATGTCTATGGAATGTAAACACTCATTTACATATCAACAGTTATAAAG atGTTCATAAAAAGGGAATAAATGACATAGCTCTTTTTCGTGACAACACGAAATTTTTCTCAGCAG ggaatgatttatatgtttatttgTGGGATACGCTGTCAAACAAGATATTGAACAGGATTAACGTAAATg acaaaataaatgtaataaGATTAAGTACTAATGAAAAATTACTCTTCTGCAGTAAAAATAATGCCGTTAATATTTATGACTTTAGAGAAAGGgatttcaaaaaaaaaaataatccATTACAAATATTTAATGAAGCAAAAGATTGGATATCAGA TTTTATTGTTGACGATTTTGAAGTATACACATGCAGCATTGATAATATACTGAGAATTTACGACTTAAGGATGGGGAAATTTATGAATTATGATATGAAATCATCAATTTTAAGTATTGACATAACAAATGACaagaattatttttgtGTCAATTTGATAGACAATACTATAAAACTGGTGGAGAAAAATAGCg GAACCGTTCTAGGGTTATATAAAGGAGATGTGAATAACAAACACAGAAGGAATATCAAGTTGGACACcaagaataaatatattttttcctgTTCACATAAAAACGAAATAGTAATTTACGATATTGTAAGAAGTAATACAATTAATAACACGACTTTTTATGAAAAGTTAGAGTATGAAGAAGATCTTGacatttataaaaatactTATTTTCAATTAAATATAGGTAAGCCAACCTACTATTTAaatgttaataaaaatatgcTCCCAGAAAATTCATATATCGATagagaaaaatataaatctattttaaataaatacaaatattatggaaaaaaaaaaaaatatattgattCTTCAGATCAAgattttcaaaatattaataataaattgGTATGTGGTGACATAGATGGTAACATACACATATTGCAGTTATATTACAATTAA